Proteins encoded in a region of the Pseudomonas syringae KCTC 12500 genome:
- a CDS encoding DUF6538 domain-containing protein, giving the protein MSYLSRRDGRYHYRRRFPADVALIVGRAEFRKALGTADRAEALRLARQVSVEFDKICAQAVQGHCGDVRPIGDELPGVDANAVLSGLQAVVERVTLAAVQAMHPRGQRLAKSWQAELEWQERAWQAVADGTHMDAAKYHPLEAMAALKAIRAVRDGSPMPLAAPPVAAEVRAPQQQRAVEGDHRTGGEFAEALDGYCQRVSSGRASIMRKLCSDVLSWPSTQAEQVQRIMQYAEGKLASGGKASSVHTQAAGLITILRELPGWSGISLPRTGAVARAVRAGAGLSKEARDPMPLDVLDNVHKSLAARGDEVDATAARLLVRYGLRPIELLQEGLDALSERVDILGKRELVFRAGLSGAKNSASRRDLPVHNDDISAFKLVLAAVDLPENATKHQRERRGRQRVTRLSAAVRIGLRGHPEGLSLYSLRHTCADLLRAVGASGEEVGAVLGHTSKGSRATSIYGGSAPLDRPRALLAAVRNLLG; this is encoded by the coding sequence ATGTCCTACTTGTCCCGACGCGACGGACGGTATCACTACCGACGCAGGTTTCCTGCTGATGTGGCTCTCATTGTTGGACGTGCTGAGTTTCGTAAGGCGCTTGGCACTGCTGATAGGGCAGAGGCGCTGAGGCTTGCACGACAGGTGTCAGTAGAGTTCGACAAGATATGTGCTCAGGCAGTGCAGGGGCACTGTGGCGATGTCAGACCGATAGGCGACGAGTTACCGGGCGTAGATGCCAATGCAGTTCTGAGTGGCTTACAGGCTGTTGTAGAGCGCGTCACATTGGCCGCAGTGCAGGCAATGCACCCAAGAGGACAGCGCTTAGCTAAAAGTTGGCAGGCTGAGCTGGAGTGGCAGGAGAGGGCGTGGCAGGCGGTTGCAGATGGTACGCATATGGACGCAGCTAAATACCACCCGTTGGAAGCTATGGCCGCACTCAAGGCAATACGCGCAGTGCGTGACGGCTCCCCTATGCCGCTAGCTGCGCCTCCCGTGGCTGCGGAAGTTCGTGCGCCTCAGCAGCAGCGCGCAGTTGAGGGCGATCACCGGACAGGGGGAGAGTTCGCAGAAGCTCTCGACGGATACTGCCAGCGTGTCAGCTCCGGTCGTGCATCCATCATGCGTAAGCTGTGTAGCGATGTTCTCAGCTGGCCCAGTACCCAGGCGGAACAAGTGCAGCGCATCATGCAGTACGCCGAGGGAAAGCTCGCCAGCGGTGGTAAGGCAAGTTCAGTGCATACACAAGCAGCGGGGTTGATCACAATCCTGCGTGAGCTGCCGGGGTGGAGTGGCATCTCTTTGCCTAGGACTGGTGCAGTCGCAAGAGCTGTCAGGGCAGGGGCTGGCCTTTCCAAAGAGGCGAGGGACCCCATGCCGCTGGATGTTCTCGACAATGTGCACAAGAGCCTGGCTGCTCGCGGCGATGAAGTGGATGCGACAGCAGCGCGGTTGCTTGTTCGGTATGGCCTACGCCCGATAGAGCTGTTGCAGGAGGGTTTAGACGCGCTATCAGAACGTGTAGACATTCTCGGCAAGCGTGAGCTGGTGTTCCGTGCTGGGTTGTCAGGTGCCAAGAACTCCGCCAGTCGGAGAGACTTGCCGGTGCACAATGATGACATCTCAGCATTCAAGCTCGTCCTGGCCGCAGTAGACTTGCCTGAGAATGCTACAAAGCACCAGAGGGAGCGGCGCGGTAGGCAACGTGTTACGCGACTAAGCGCAGCTGTTCGTATTGGATTACGGGGACATCCCGAGGGATTGAGCCTGTACAGCCTCCGGCATACTTGCGCTGACCTGTTACGTGCAGTTGGTGCGTCAGGCGAAGAGGTGGGAGCAGTGCTTGGACATACGAGCAAAGGCTCAAGGGCAACGAGTATATACGGCGGGAGCGCACCGCTCGACCGACCTAGGGCATTGCTGGCAGCGGTACGCAACCTACTGGGCTGA
- a CDS encoding YegP family protein, which produces MAEVAYFYIYKDEKKEWRWRFKAKNAKIIAVSSESYHNLKDCEYSITLLNDQGPTAPVIGDDDYDAARK; this is translated from the coding sequence ATGGCTGAGGTAGCGTACTTCTACATTTATAAAGACGAAAAGAAGGAATGGCGCTGGAGATTCAAGGCCAAGAACGCAAAGATCATCGCAGTAAGCTCTGAGAGTTATCACAACCTGAAAGACTGTGAATACTCTATCACCCTCCTAAATGACCAGGGTCCGACTGCGCCAGTCATAGGTGATGACGACTACGATGCAGCCAGAAAGTAA
- a CDS encoding recombinase family protein: MATIGYVRVSTHDQSVDAQKHGLSDTYNVEEWYEDSGVSGAVKALDRPGFAALVAYVRRGDTLVVSAVDRLGRDTLDVLNTVEVLQAKGVSIISKREGFDLGTPMGKAMLTMLAAVAELERSNIKARQMAGIERAKAEGKALGREKVIDDAQVSAWRVAQGASIKATAEHFSISIASVKRACAAV; this comes from the coding sequence ATGGCTACCATCGGATATGTGCGCGTCTCCACTCACGACCAAAGTGTCGATGCCCAAAAGCACGGCCTGTCCGATACATACAACGTGGAGGAGTGGTACGAGGACAGTGGTGTATCTGGCGCTGTGAAGGCCTTGGATCGTCCAGGCTTTGCTGCCCTTGTAGCGTACGTACGTCGTGGGGATACGCTAGTGGTGAGCGCTGTAGACCGCTTGGGGCGCGATACACTGGACGTGCTGAACACTGTAGAGGTATTGCAGGCGAAGGGCGTAAGCATCATTTCCAAGCGCGAGGGCTTCGACCTGGGTACGCCTATGGGCAAAGCGATGCTCACCATGCTGGCTGCTGTGGCTGAGCTGGAGCGTTCAAATATCAAGGCGCGGCAGATGGCAGGTATTGAGCGCGCCAAGGCCGAGGGTAAGGCTCTAGGCCGCGAGAAGGTGATAGACGATGCACAGGTTAGCGCGTGGCGCGTTGCCCAAGGTGCCAGTATCAAGGCGACTGCCGAGCATTTCAGCATCTCGATTGCGTCGGTTAAGCGCGCCTGTGCTGCAGTCTGA
- a CDS encoding HNH endonuclease codes for MNHHPIPLDWIHKHLAIDCTSPTGLRWVERPTNSRKVGAVAGSSNGRGYYQVRCRGVSLRASRIAYALHYGVDPGPALVDHRDGNRANNDPLNLRLCSVAQNTQNQTLARHNRSGVKGLSYWAVRNRWRCEIGVNGRRATRSFPADQKAEAIHWLRNTREALHREFTNHGESGQAA; via the coding sequence ATGAACCATCATCCAATACCGCTGGACTGGATTCACAAGCACCTTGCCATAGACTGTACGTCACCTACCGGCTTGCGGTGGGTTGAGCGTCCGACCAATAGCCGAAAAGTGGGGGCAGTAGCAGGCAGTTCTAATGGCCGGGGTTACTACCAAGTTCGCTGCCGTGGCGTGTCTCTGCGGGCGAGCCGGATAGCGTATGCCCTTCACTACGGCGTGGACCCTGGCCCGGCGCTGGTGGACCACCGCGACGGCAACAGGGCGAATAATGACCCACTGAACTTGCGCCTTTGCAGTGTTGCGCAGAACACGCAGAACCAGACGCTTGCCCGGCACAACCGTAGCGGCGTAAAGGGCTTGAGCTACTGGGCTGTACGGAACCGTTGGCGCTGTGAAATAGGTGTCAATGGGAGACGGGCTACCCGGTCATTCCCCGCTGACCAGAAGGCCGAGGCGATACACTGGCTACGCAACACCCGCGAGGCCCTGCACAGGGAGTTCACCAACCACGGAGAGTCTGGACAAGCAGCGTGA
- a CDS encoding DUF748 domain-containing protein, producing the protein MKRRYSWPLWTLAALIVLLVAVNIALPYLVRDYLNDKLADMGDYRGEITDVDLALWRGAYRIKGLKIVKTDGKVPVPFFDAPMIELAVSWHSLWYDHAVVAKALFTDPQINFVDGGSKQDSQTGQGTDWRTQMNKLLPITLNELRIDNGRITFNNFNSKPKVKIEADQVNASIYNLTNVVDVEGNRDAEFKGKARLLGHADLESSARFDPFSNFEDFDFKLRATGIQLKKLNDFSSAYGKFDFNAGDGDVVIEAQADKGQLKGYIKPLLRNVDVFNWQQDVENKDKGVFRSIWEALVGTSETVLKNQRENQFATRVDLSGSVHQQDISGFQAFLQILRNAFVQAFNARYESSKGS; encoded by the coding sequence ATGAAACGTCGCTACAGCTGGCCGCTATGGACCCTGGCCGCTCTGATAGTCCTGCTGGTCGCTGTCAATATCGCCCTGCCATACCTGGTGCGTGACTATCTGAACGACAAACTGGCCGACATGGGTGACTACCGAGGCGAGATCACCGATGTGGACCTGGCACTGTGGCGAGGGGCGTACCGGATCAAGGGGCTGAAGATCGTCAAGACCGACGGCAAGGTCCCGGTGCCCTTCTTCGACGCACCGATGATCGAACTGGCAGTCAGCTGGCATTCACTCTGGTATGACCATGCGGTGGTCGCGAAAGCCCTGTTCACCGATCCGCAAATCAACTTCGTGGACGGCGGCAGCAAGCAGGACTCGCAGACCGGTCAGGGCACTGACTGGCGTACCCAGATGAACAAGCTGCTGCCTATCACCCTCAACGAATTGCGCATCGACAACGGGCGTATCACATTCAATAACTTCAACTCCAAGCCCAAGGTAAAAATCGAGGCGGACCAGGTCAATGCCAGCATCTACAACCTGACCAACGTGGTCGACGTGGAAGGCAATCGCGATGCCGAGTTCAAGGGCAAGGCGCGTCTGCTGGGCCACGCCGATCTGGAAAGCTCAGCCAGATTCGACCCGTTCAGCAACTTTGAAGACTTCGACTTCAAACTGCGCGCCACCGGCATCCAGCTCAAGAAACTCAACGATTTCTCGTCGGCCTACGGCAAGTTCGATTTCAACGCTGGCGATGGCGACGTGGTGATTGAAGCGCAGGCCGATAAAGGCCAGCTCAAGGGCTACATAAAACCGCTGCTGCGCAACGTGGACGTATTCAACTGGCAGCAGGATGTCGAGAACAAGGACAAAGGCGTTTTCCGTTCAATCTGGGAAGCGCTGGTCGGCACCAGCGAAACCGTGTTGAAAAACCAGCGGGAAAACCAGTTCGCCACACGCGTCGACCTCAGCGGCAGCGTTCATCAGCAGGACATCAGCGGCTTCCAGGCGTTTCTGCAGATCCTGCGCAATGCTTTCGTGCAGGCATTCAATGCGCGCTATGAGAGTAGCAAGGGTTCCTGA